One window from the genome of Sebastes umbrosus isolate fSebUmb1 chromosome 12, fSebUmb1.pri, whole genome shotgun sequence encodes:
- the jmjd4 gene encoding 2-oxoglutarate and iron-dependent oxygenase JMJD4, producing MDREAYRNCCSLVKIPRQSYEQFWSSHFLDYIDKELSYSKFFKKYLLPNHPCMFSRRFTEDWKCRKQWVSEEGKPDFQKLLQDFDETPVPVANCNAKEYNANPKQVMPFKEFIQYWKDYIQNGHSSPKGCLYLKDWHMARDFPEHNVYTTPVFFSSDWLNEYWDTLEVDDYRFVYMGPKGSWTPFHADVFRSYSWSANICGRKKWLLYPPGQEEFLRDTHGNLPYDVTSAELRDRGLFPHSDEACQPLEIIQEAGEIIFVPSGWHHQVYNLEDTISINHNWLNGCNVDIMWQFLQNELSSVQKEIDEWRNTMDSWHQHCQVIMKACSGVNYAEFASFLKIIADNRMAFLNACSSGDPSDYPRHLSETLTRLGPYHAAFDLQRVAHVIECLLCNEDFKRLDHSSLTLQPETMLQQIRDTIQSTRGQHLLYQE from the exons ATGGACAGGGAGGCGTACCGTAACTGCTGCAGCCTGGTCAAAATACCGAGGCAGTCCTATGAACAGTTTTGGTCTTCACATTTTCTAGATTACATCGACAAAGAGCTGAGCTATTCAAAGTTTTTCAAGAAATACCTGCTTCCCAATCACCCGTGTATGTTTTCGAGAAGGTTCACAGAGGACTGGAAGTGTAGGAAACAATGGGTGTCTGAGGAGGGGAAGCCTGATTTCCAGAAACTGCTGCAAGATTttg ATGAGACTCCTGTTCCTGTTGCAAACTGCAATGCAAAGGAGTACAATGCAAACCCTAAACAAGTAATGCCTTTCAAGGAATTTATACAATACTGGAAGGACTACATCCAGAATGGCCACTCATCACCTAAAGGATGTCTCTATCTAAAAGACTGGCACATGGCAAG AGACTTTCCAGAGCATAATGTTTACACCACACCAGTCTTCTTTTCTTCTGACTGGCTCAATGAATACTGGGATACACTTGAAGTGGATGACTACAGATTTGTCTACATGGGACCTAAAGGCTCATG GACCCCGTTCCACGCTGATGTGTTCCGCTCCTACAGTTGGTCTGCAAACATCTGCGGAAGGAAGAAATGGCTCCTGTATCCCCCCGGTCAGGAGGAGTTTTTACGAGACACTCACGGCAACCTCCCTTATGACGTAACATCAGCCGAGCTTCGAGACAGAGGCCTTTTCCCACACTCCGACGAGGCGTGTCAACCTCTTGAGATTATTCAAGAGGCAGGTGAAATCATTTTCGTGCCCAGTGGCTGGCACCATCAAGTTTATAATCTG GAGGACACCATCTCTATTAATCATAACTGGTTGAATGGCTGCAATGTAGACATCATGTGGCAGTTCCTTCAGAATGAGCTATCGTCTGTTCAAAAAGAGATAGATGAGTGGAGAAACACGATGGACTCTTGGCATCAGCACTGCCAG GTCATTATGAAAGCCTGCTCTGGTGTTAACTATGCAGAATTTGCCTCGTTCCTGAAAATCATTGCCGACAACCGAATGGCTTTCCTGAATGCTTGCTCCTCTGGGGATCCCTCCGATTACCCGCGACATCTCTCAGAGACGCTCACCAGACTCGGACCTTACCACGCTGCCTTTGACCTACAAAGAGTGGCTCACGTAATTGAATGCCTGCTCTGCAATGAAGACTTTAAGCGGCTCGATCATTCATCGTTGACTTTGCAGCCAGAAACCATGTTGCAGCAAATTCGGGACACCATACAATCCACAAGGGGGCAGCATCTCCTTTATCAGGAATAA
- the snap47 gene encoding synaptosomal-associated protein 47 isoform X1 has protein sequence MSRDVPIHSWPGSYYINSEKRWENGTLSLTRTTVRFVSNQSKESVASFRLSRIMEIKMESSSFIFSTLTVLEEGNVKHWFGSLKPNRVVVYNVLEHFWRERLLSPGSEAQGAECQPSKGRELINLVAGAQRRLEDTGIVLSHQGEQFDNMMQGLEKIDSDLGVADKLLSELESPSWWPFGKLPWKTQQEAKAEDAARAAAASAAGKGSGRNKVISSIPAVVTKGGNSDLKPGCLLVLVSSLEVRDTNGQLLHRFERNEIDEIRVHSPYEITVRQRFIGKPDICYRFLSAKMPEAMSVLDMQYKKKVEFTGEYAAFRATPASSPCDTEGKWNEGSLQRCQDTELPLEVPAGELSQLQVHVLQPTVSQAEAQELKQMLMQLKNLALEAETELERQDDVLDDLTSSTDRATMHIDKHTCRMKRLL, from the exons ATGAGTCGGGACGTTCCTATCCACAGCTGGCCCGGCTCCTATTACATCAACAGCGAGAAGCGTTGGGAAAATGGCACCCTGTCCCTCACCAGGACCACGGTGCGCTTCGTCTCTAACCAGAGTAAGGAGAGTGTCGCCAGCTTCCGCCTCTCCAGGATCATGGAGATCAAGATGGAGTCGTCCAGTTTCATCTTCAGCACTCTCACGGTGCTCGAAGAAGGCAACGTGAAACACTGGTTTGGATCCCTTAAGCCCAACAGGGTGGTGGTTTACAATGTGTTAGAGCATTTCTGGAGAGAACGCCTTCTGTCCCCCGGCTCAGAGGCTCAGGGGGCCGAATGTCAACCCTCCAAAGGCAGAGAGCTGATCAACCTGGTGGCGGGAGCCCAGAGGAGACTGGAGGACACCGGCATAGTCCTCAGCCACCAAGGAGAGCAGTTTGATAACATGATGCAGGGACTGGAGAAGATTGACTCTGATCTGGGCGTGGCTGACAA ACTTCTGTCAGAGCTGGAGTCTCCCTCCTGGTGGCCTTTTGGTAAACTCCCCTGGAAGACTCAGCAGGAAGCCAAGGCTGAGGACGCCGCAAGAGCTGCAGCTGCCTCTGCGGCTGGCAAAGGGTCCGGTAGAAATAAGGTGATCTCAAGCATCCCAGCTGTGGTGACCAAAGGCGGGAACTCTGACTTAAAACCCGGATGCTTGTTAGTGCTGGTGTCCTCACTGGAGGTGCGAGACACAAACGGCCAACTCCTTCACCGCTTCGAACGAAATGAAATCGACGAAATCCGGGTGCACAGTCCGTACGAGATCACTGTTAGACAGCGGTTTATCGGGAAGCCAGATATATGCTACAGGTTCCTGTCTGCCAAGATGCCCGAGGCAATGTCAGTGTTGGACATGCAGTACAAAAAGAAAGTGGAGTTCACTGGTGAATACGCTGCTTTCAGAGCAACTCCAGCTTCATCTCCGTGTGACACAGAGGGGAAGTGGAATGAAG GTTCGCTGCAGAGGTGCCAAGACACAGAGCTCCCGCTGGAGGTCCCAGCAGGAGAGCTGTCCCAGTTGCAGGTGCACGTCCTCCAGCCGACTGTCAGTCAGGCTGAGGCCCAGGAACTCAAACAG atgctGATGCAGCTGAAGAACCTCGCCCTGGAGGCAGAGACAGAGCTGGAACGGCAGGATGATGTTCTGGACGACCTGACTAGCTCCACTGACCGAGCCACCATGCACATAGATAAGCACACCTGCCGCATGAAAAGGCTGCTGTAG
- the snap47 gene encoding synaptosomal-associated protein 47 isoform X2, translating into MSRDVPIHSWPGSYYINSEKRWENGTLSLTRTTVRFVSNQSKESVASFRLSRIMEIKMESSSFIFSTLTVLEEGNVKHWFGSLKPNRVVVYNVLEHFWRERLLSPGSEAQGAECQPSKGRELINLVAGAQRRLEDTGIVLSHQGEQFDNMMQGLEKIDSDLGVADKLLSELESPSWWPFGKLPWKTQQEAKAEDAARAAAASAAGKGSGRNKVISSIPAVVTKGGNSDLKPGCLLVLVSSLEVRDTNGQLLHRFERNEIDEIRVHSPYEITVRQRFIGKPDICYRFLSAKMPEAMSVLDMQYKKKVEFTGEYAAFRATPASSPCDTEGKWNEVRFAAEVPRHRAPAGGPSRRAVPVAGARPPADCQSG; encoded by the exons ATGAGTCGGGACGTTCCTATCCACAGCTGGCCCGGCTCCTATTACATCAACAGCGAGAAGCGTTGGGAAAATGGCACCCTGTCCCTCACCAGGACCACGGTGCGCTTCGTCTCTAACCAGAGTAAGGAGAGTGTCGCCAGCTTCCGCCTCTCCAGGATCATGGAGATCAAGATGGAGTCGTCCAGTTTCATCTTCAGCACTCTCACGGTGCTCGAAGAAGGCAACGTGAAACACTGGTTTGGATCCCTTAAGCCCAACAGGGTGGTGGTTTACAATGTGTTAGAGCATTTCTGGAGAGAACGCCTTCTGTCCCCCGGCTCAGAGGCTCAGGGGGCCGAATGTCAACCCTCCAAAGGCAGAGAGCTGATCAACCTGGTGGCGGGAGCCCAGAGGAGACTGGAGGACACCGGCATAGTCCTCAGCCACCAAGGAGAGCAGTTTGATAACATGATGCAGGGACTGGAGAAGATTGACTCTGATCTGGGCGTGGCTGACAA ACTTCTGTCAGAGCTGGAGTCTCCCTCCTGGTGGCCTTTTGGTAAACTCCCCTGGAAGACTCAGCAGGAAGCCAAGGCTGAGGACGCCGCAAGAGCTGCAGCTGCCTCTGCGGCTGGCAAAGGGTCCGGTAGAAATAAGGTGATCTCAAGCATCCCAGCTGTGGTGACCAAAGGCGGGAACTCTGACTTAAAACCCGGATGCTTGTTAGTGCTGGTGTCCTCACTGGAGGTGCGAGACACAAACGGCCAACTCCTTCACCGCTTCGAACGAAATGAAATCGACGAAATCCGGGTGCACAGTCCGTACGAGATCACTGTTAGACAGCGGTTTATCGGGAAGCCAGATATATGCTACAGGTTCCTGTCTGCCAAGATGCCCGAGGCAATGTCAGTGTTGGACATGCAGTACAAAAAGAAAGTGGAGTTCACTGGTGAATACGCTGCTTTCAGAGCAACTCCAGCTTCATCTCCGTGTGACACAGAGGGGAAGTGGAATGAAG TCAGGTTCGCTGCAGAGGTGCCAAGACACAGAGCTCCCGCTGGAGGTCCCAGCAGGAGAGCTGTCCCAGTTGCAGGTGCACGTCCTCCAGCCGACTGTCAGTCAGGCTGA